The proteins below are encoded in one region of Colletotrichum lupini chromosome 5, complete sequence:
- a CDS encoding FAD binding domain-containing protein, with the protein MHSTMATTAMASQLIGATSNCIPEEPSVSSVAPSLTYSEESEDQDEEIQAPRRRRASTRLIAQSPADIQRITGESTAQLIQRCCGGGCCMKLGAKKEGLEYESIPFPDNHAYKSLALKIGDIPTKLTNIADLPEQTVFFEPVPRSTATPAVASSPTDSAISLGADAREDKTADALATVQNQLKDFTIDNIDTAREPPRYVQPHPPYHVYAARIDSTRELTKPGAEKRTYHFDLDITSYPGEEDMDFRVGGAIGVMAPNDKDCVDDVFDALMVPRFLRDKPVLMKTTKGRWPTVWGDDQAREMVTTRRDLLTWCSDIQSYPPTKQLLRILAEYAEDPNEKKLLTYLCAAEGHGVFCDFRTGPHVSLSQLLHAFPSSHPPMDLLLSSLQTLMPRFYSLSNDPHDAYKTRDGKVHRLIEIAVTVHETADWRRGLRTGIGSGFFERQAQKWLEAKRNGETPEIHIPMFKGLMANPLAKQFVSDGPMLLIGAGVGIAPFRGFVQRRLKTANCANKVWVLQGIRDSLVDEIYSGEWGVHEDEVKRVVQSRRGESRYVQEEVRNQADLVWYIANAVDGRVFVCGSTKGMGEGVEEALVDVAMQKGNLEREEAKKYWELKKEAGQYIAETW; encoded by the coding sequence ATGCACAGCACCATGGCGACCACGGCCATGGCTTCCCAACTCATCGGGGCTACCAGCAACTGCATTCCCGAGGAGCCCAGCGTCTCTTCCGTCGCACCTTCTCTCACCTACTCGGAAGAGTCAGAGGATCAAGATGAGGAAATCCAAGCCCCTAGGAGGCGGCGCGCTTCTACCCGCCTCATTGCCCAGAGCCCTGCCGACATCCAGCGTATCACGGGCGAATCGACAGCTCAATTGATCCAGAGATGCTGCGGTGGCGGCTGCTGCATGAAGTTGGGCGCCAAGAAGGAGGGTCTCGAGTACGAGAGCATCCCCTTCCCCGATAACCACGCGTACAAGTCACTCGCCCTTAAGATTGGCGACATTCCCACAAAGTTGACCAACATCGCCGACCTGCCCGAGCAAACCGTTTTCTTCGAGCCCGTACCTCGTTCCACTGCGACCCCAGCCGTCGCCTCGTCTCCCACAGACTCAGCAATCTCTCTGGGTGCTGATGCGCGCGAGGACAAGACGGCAGACGCACTCGCCACCGTCCAGAACCAGCTCAAGGACTTCACAATCGATAACATCGATACCGCCCGAGAGCCTCCCAGATACGTTCAGCCTCACCCGCCTTACCACGTCTACGCCGCACGCATCGACTCGACCCGTGAGTTGACTAAGCCCGGCGCCGAGAAGCGCACCTACCACTTCGACCTCGATATCACAAGTTACCCGGGCGAGGAAGACATGGACTTCAGGGTCGGCGGTGCCATTGGTGTTATGGCACCCAACGATAAGGATTGTGTCGACGATGTTTTCGACGCCCTCATGGTGCCTCGGTTCCTTCGGGACAAGCCGGTCCTGATGAAGACCACCAAGGGCCGCTGGCCTACCGTGTGGGGCGACGACCAGGCCCGCGAGATGGTCACCACGCGCCGGGACTTGCTTACCTGGTGCTCCGATATCCAGTCTTACCCCCCGACCAAGCAGCTTCTGCGCATTCTTGCCGAGTACGCCGAGGACCCTAATGAGAAGAAGTTGTTGACGTACCTTTGTGCCGCCGAAGGCCATGGCGTCTTCTGCGACTTCCGCACCGGACCCCACGTTTCCCTCTCCCAGCTCTTGCACGCGTTCCCGAGCTCCCACCCGCCCATGGACCTCCTGCTGTCCTCCTTGCAGACGTTGATGCCGCGCTTCTACTCTCTGTCCAACGACCCGCACGACGCCTACAAGACGCGCGATGGCAAGGTGCACCGGCTGATCGAGATTGCCGTCACGGTTCATGAGACTGCTGACTGGCGTCGCGGTCTCCGTACCGGTATCGGCTCCGGTTTCTTCGAGCGCCAGGCCCAGAAGTGGTTGGAGGCGAAGCGCAACGGAGAAACCCCAGAGATCCACATCCCCATGTTCAAGGGCCTCATGGCCAACCCTCTCGCCAAGCAATTCGTCTCCGACGGCCCCATGCTCCTCATTGGTGCTGGCGTTGGCATCGCTCCGTTCAGAGGCTTCGTCCAGCGTCGCTTGAAGACGGCCAACTGTGCAAACAAGGTCTGGGTTCTCCAGGGCATTCGCGACTCGCTCGTCGACGAGATCTACAGTGGCGAGTGGGGCGTTCACGAGGACGAGGTCAAGCGTGTTGTTCAGAGCCGTCGCGGCGAGAGTCGTTACGTCCAAGAGGAGGTGCGCAACCAGGCCGACCTGGTATGGTACATTGCGAACGCCGTCGACGGTCGCGTCTTCGTGTGCGGAAGCACCAAGGGCATGGGCGAGGGCGTTGAAGAGGCTCTCGTCGATGTGGCCATGCAAAAGGGCAACCTCGAGCGTGAGGAGGCCAAGAAGTACTGGGAGCTCAAGAAGGAGGCCGGCCAGTACATTGCCGAGACGTGGTAA
- a CDS encoding nitroreductase yields MISITRTAIQATKRLSTLRPLTTTTITTKQHQFSRTFTSTTAKMSAPSANLILDAVKARRTYYPLSKTLPIETARVDDIVKTALAHVPSSFNSQSNRVVVLHGAEHEKFWDIALSVLKAIVPAEQWESTSGKLNMFKGAAGSVLFFEDQDVVNGMQEKFALYADRFPVWANQSDGMLQFAVWTALEAEGLGANLQHYNPLVDQQVAAEWKVPASWKLNAQLVFGGKTGEAGPKEFKPIEDIFKTFSS; encoded by the coding sequence ATGATCAGCATCACCAGAACAGCAATCCAAGCAACAAAGAGACTCTCCACCCTCCGTCCTCTCACCACCACAACCATCACCACAAAACAACACCAGTTCTCCAGAACCTTCACCTCAACCACCGCCAAAATGTCCGCCCCCAGCGCAAACCTCATCCTCGACGCCGTCAAGGCCCGCCGCACCTACTACCCCCTCTCCAAGACCCTCCCCATCGAGACCGCCCGCGTCGACGACATCGTCAAGACCGCCCTCGCCCACGTCCCCTCCTCCTTCAACTCCCAGTCCAACCGCGTCGTCGTCCTCCACGGCGCAGAGCACGAAAAGTTCTGGGACATTGCCCTCTCCGTCCTCAAGGCCATCGTCCCCGCCGAGCAGTGGGAGTCCACCAGCGGCAAGCTCAACATGTTCAAGGGCGCCGCCGGCtccgtcctcttcttcgagGACCAGGACGTCGTCAACGGCATGCAGGAGAAGTTCGCCCTGTACGCCGACCGCTTCCCCGTCTGGGCCAACCAGTCCGACGGCATGCTCCAGTTCGCCGTCTGGACCGCCCTCGAGGCCGAGGGCCTCGGCGCCAACCTGCAGCACTACAACCCGCTCGTCGACCAGCAGGTCGCCGCCGAGTGGAAGGTCCCCGCCAGCTGGAAGCTCAACGCCCAGCTCGTCTTTGGCGGCAAGACGGGCGAGGCCGGCCCCAAGGAGTTCAAGCCCATCGAGGACATCTTCAAGACCTTCAGCTCGTAG